A part of Misgurnus anguillicaudatus chromosome 6, ASM2758022v2, whole genome shotgun sequence genomic DNA contains:
- the LOC141349041 gene encoding protein phosphatase 1 regulatory subunit 12A-like: MAATDRSRSEAAKQRRQDQLQRWQGSETDRTGSESRSHSSAPGSRRGRVRFAQGAVFMAACSAGDKEEVSELLRQGADINHANVDGLTALHQACIDENAEMVEFLVESGSDVNRGDNEGWTPLHAAASCGFVQIAKYLLEHGANVGAVNSEGELPLDVATEDAMERLLKAEIKKLGIDVEQARREEERVMLRDAMAMVGGTGALISHPNTQATALHVSAAKGYIEVLKVLLQCTVDVDSRDSDGWTALHAAAHWGQEEACNLLVEHMCDMSALNNVGQTPFDVADENLIDILEELQKKQNAMRSEKQKIQTPVIETSPPVSSAPARPRRTSISRMSSKEKITLHEREKHALPTLQTPPTEEEEEDTTHTVHAPKASSSSSSEEESESESDAESEKAKTRERINNLNNKLNNSASVVSGMVTSTVGNQAKKGEERTGEPVRTSSTEAPVSWRTSLRKADSSVTLGSAGASDSTSEALKGPESKLGMTRSASSPKLSSESDNKEPRLARVQPTPSRRLFSISDTTTTTNTDNPSSWLSRSSSYTRRTNSQPGNDVSGLLSRSSSYGRKLDDPSMNSLTTGISGFSRQSYLRPAQEDADKKEPVSVTTSNSVTSTSTIGDSDAKQRRRSYLTPVRDEEAEAQRRARSRHVRQSRRSTQGVTLTDLQEAEKTIKTENRGTEKKDDEEKEAKQKKADEGEVSWRSRIANLQKSDLLGLTHPPGAPRPDKQDADTTAGDSEELTRERRRARRRARTGEGDDNDPGVEDERSGGRDPQTDRHVSSSSDSVLNDYIHTRGSDSRDFKKMFEEVSRENRRLQTQLSDMQRTISLTRMELEKATQRQERFTEMEKKERKRLERRAAELEEEFKDFGDLKADNQRLKDENGALIRVISKLSK, from the exons ATGGCGGCCACTGACCGTTCCCGGTCCGAAGCTGCGAAGCAGCGGCGCCAGGATCAGCTCCAACGGTGGCAGGGATCGGAGACGGACCGGACCGGGTCGGAGTCGAGGAGCCATTCCTCGGCTCCCGGAAGCCGACGAGGCCGAGTGCGCTTCGCCCAGGGCGCCGTGTTCATGGCCGCCTGTTCCGCTGGGGACAAGGAGGAGGTGTCGGAGCTCCTGCGACAGGGAGCAGATATCAACCACGCCAATGTAGACGGATTGACGGCACTGCATCAG GCCTGTATTGATGAGAATGCAGAAATGGTTGAGTTTCTGGTGGAAAGCGGCAGTGATGTAAACCGAGGAGACAATGAGGGTTGGACGCCCCTCCACGCCGCCGCCTCCTGCGGTTTCGTCCAGATCGCAAA GTATTTGCTCGAACACGGGGCAAATGTGGGAGCTGTTAACAGCGAGGGTGAACTTCCACTCGACGTCGCCACCGAGGATGCTATGGAGAGACTGCTGAAAGCCGAGATTAAAAAACTGG GTATTGATGTGGAGCAGGCCAGAAGAGAAGAAGAGAGAGTAATGCTTCGGGACGCCATGGCCATGGTGGGAGGAACCGGCGCTCTAATTTCGCATCCAAACACGCAGGCCACAGCGCTGCATGTATCTGCTGCTAAAGGATACATTGAGGTGTTAAA GGTACTGCTGCAGTGTACGGTGGACGTGGACAGTCGGGACAGCGACGGCTGGACCGCGCTTCACGCGGCGGCTCACTGGGGTCAGGAAGAGGCCTGTAATCTGCTCGTCGAACACATGTGTGACATGAGCGCGCTTAATAACGTG GGCCAAACTCCATTTGACGTAGCCGATGAGAACCTCATTGATATCTTGGAGGAACTTCAGAAGAAGCAGAACGCT ATGCGTTCAGAGAAACAGAAGATCCAGACGCCCGTCATCGAGACCAGCCCACCTGTTTCTTCGGCACCCGCTCGACCTCGCAG GACATCAATCTCTCGTATGAGCAGCAAAGAAAAAATTACTCTTCACGAGAGAGAGAAGCACGCCCTGCCCACGCTCCAAACTCCGCCCACcgaagaggaggaagaggataCGACGCACACGGTGCACGCACCCAAAGCCTCTAGCAGCTCCAGTTCAGAGGAAGAGAGCGAATCAGAGAGTGACGCTGAGTCAG agaaaGCAAAAACGCGAGAAAGGATCAACAACCTGAACAACAAACTCAACAATTCTGCTTCCGTTGTGAGCGGTATGGTGACCAGTACTGTCGGAAACCAGGCTAAAAAGGGTGAAGAGAGAACT GGTGAACCCGTTCGGACGTCATCGACGGAGGCTCCGGTTTCCTGGAGAACGTCTTTGCGTAAAGCAGACAGCTCTGTAACACTGGGCTCTGCTGGGGCCTCCGACTCAACCAGTGAGGCCCTCAAGGGCCCAGAATCTAAACTGGGCATGACACGCTCGGCATCTAGTCCTAAACTAAGTTCAGAGTCTGATAATAAG GAGCCAAGGCTGGCCCGCGTGCAACCAACTCCGTCCAGACGCTTGTTCAGCATTTCggacaccaccaccaccaccaatACGGACAACCCCAGCAGCTG GTTGAGCCGGAGCTCTTCGTACACACGCCGAACGAACAGCCAACCTGGGAACGACGTGTCAGGTCTGTTATCTCGCAGCTCATCTTATGGAAGGAAGCTTGATGACCCTTCAATGAACTCTTTAACCACGGGAATCTCGGGATTCAGTCGCCAAAGCTATCTGAG ACCAGCTCAAGAAGATGCAGATAAGAAGGAACCTGTTTCTGTGACAACCTCCAACTCTGTCACCTCGACATCCACAATCGGAGATTCAGATGCCAAACAGAGACGCAG ATCTTATCTGACTCCCGTGCGTGATGAGGAGGCTGAGGCTCAGAGAAGAGCTCGATCCAGACATGTCCGCCAGTCCAGACGCTCCACACAG GGTGTAACTCTCACAGACCTGCAGGAAGCAGAGAAGACAATAAAGACGGAAAACAGGGGCACAGAGAAGAAAGACGACGAAGAGAAAGAAGCGAAGCAAAAGAAAGCAGATGAAGGG GAGGTAAGCTGGCGCTCTCGTATCGCTAACCTGCAGAAGTCGGATTTGTTGGGACTCACGCACCCACCAGGTGCGCCACGTCCTGATAAACAGG ATGCGGACACCACTGCCGGAGACAGCGAGGAGTTGACGAGAGAGCGCAGGAGGGCTCGGAGGAGAGCGAGAACCGGCGAG GGCGATGATAATGACCCGGGTGTAGAGGATGAAAGGAGCGGTGGGCGGGACCCACAG acagacaggcatGTGAGCAGCAG CTCTGATTCGGTCTTGAATGATTACATTCACACGAGAGGATCAGATTCCAGGGACTTCAAAAAG atGTTCGAGGAGGTTTCCAGGGAAAACCGTC